Proteins encoded within one genomic window of Anopheles gambiae chromosome 3, idAnoGambNW_F1_1, whole genome shotgun sequence:
- the LOC4397664 gene encoding uncharacterized protein LOC4397664 isoform X1 produces MARQLLGLLILSSVLLCVVAQSLGPNRLTCGKRRVKTIHLVHNGIDAKPGHWPWHAAIFHRKGDQMDYACGGSIIDENTILTAAHCVFLVNGLLPVSRISVHLGRVHLKEVSEFVQEHTVQELIVHPGYNSSRFVNDIALIKLTGSITMSEFVQPVCLWTMDKNQELIVGKTGTLVGFGLNEQDVVSEQLKQASIGVVDALTCIKSDRLSFANQLTAEMFCGGGQSNVSACNGDSGGGLFFNVEGKWFVRGVVSFIPVRQRTGLCDPSKYTAYADVAKYLGWIDQYIDRRVLVFDTDELEVDYEEKLPLFNLNTCGTMSETVLANGQPAPLPWLGFVLTKENKVKCVVTLISEWYVVGTASCFEKNEKDLRILFGGFDDLHEQKCFERNGSTVCAYPTQSRSIGRVVVHPRFSKNTINDNIALIELQSPADTTQPHVKPICLPVTPTLYTNQTENLSVLSLRLALRTIIDQEVIHLDSEFCTKVLSNTSFAIDNEDKSICVIVPEEDVANCDGLLGQGAPLQEYVSTVDAGERYVLRGFDLFGITCAGNYFVPVWFVNVYSYLDWMLYNMRYNEAVNEDEQELIANATLAKWKERQQAAGSEKLKLFNMESCGQDVVFETKILNRVINTMIVMPWIGTLKSVDNPSKGMRVSDGFVVLINERYALTAANVFRPDVQWRSITLKHTLFSIDEKSCKFGPCSPLSFSAEIKYVTIHPQYNGTLNVHNIALIELVEPANVTEGLISPICMPLTEEFRNSTPLELLVPSSFFNQHSTQLEPLDLLNCQERFAQLSANVTLNSRSRCAVALDTDAAEPAALYAGTPLQTLLRVGSKKRYFLSGINSFMHLVNYLNPNSPYLFTDTNAYLDWILENMQLNGSVPTETSSNVKRVDPPPTQNISRRRLFNFKTCGAYTKGSSANATYETEPWHGFVHNWDPVFNSTSFIQCSVVLVSEWYTIGVASCLNPDIKLWVQFGGYGSRLWGDCWDRNGTRICRPKTYQIAVERIIVHPQYNIIGYKNDIALVQLATPADISQPNVQPICLPILEEVRSYAVSSLAMVTMGLEDFTLLTSKINGTQFVPSTECQRRWDGMALNIQIEQTKQCILVVRDPRNECYPALPGFPLHTTQQLLGEQRHFLRGLFSLRPELCSSYYPAIYTDVDVYLDWILDNMDERLGISRLPYNLKQHLIFSEK; encoded by the exons ATGGCGCGGCAGTTGCTGGGTCTGCTGATACTGTCcagtgtgcttttgtgtgtggtcGCCCAATCGCTCGGACCGAATCGTTTAACGTGCGGCAAGCGAAGAGTCAAGACGATCCATCTCGTTCATAATGGAATCGACGCAAAGCCGGGTCACTGGCCGTGGCATGCGGCAATCTTTCACCGCAAGGGCGATCAGATGGATTACGCGTGTGGAGGATCCATCATTGACGAGAACACCATTCTCACGGCGGCTCATTGCGTTTTCCTTGTGAATGGGCTACTGCCCGTGAGCCGGATTTCGGTACACCTGGGTCGGGTTCATCTGAAGGAGGTGAGCGAGTTCGTGCAGGAGCACACGGTGCAGGAATTGATAGTGCATCCCGGGTACAATTCGAGTAGATTCGTGAACGATATCGCACTGATCAAGCTGACCGGGAGCATCACGATGAGCGAGTTCGTGCAGCCCGTTTGTCTGTGGACGATGGATAAAAACCAGGAGCTGATTGTGGGAAAAACCGGTACCCTGGTGGGCTTTGGTCTGAATGAGCAGGACGTCGTGTCGGAGCAGCTGAAGCAAGCGTCGATCGGTGTGGTGGACGCGCTGACGTGCATCAAGAGTGATCGTTTGTCGTTCGCCAATCAGCTTACGGCGGAGATGTTCTGTGGCGGCGGCCAGTCGAACGTGAGTGCTTGTAATGGGGACAGTGGTGGGGGTCTGTTCTTCAACGTTGAGGGCAAATGGTTTGTGCGGGGCGTAGTATCGTTCATTCCGGTTCGCCAGCGGACGGGACTGTGCGATCCGTCCAAGTACACGGCCTATGCCGATGTGGCCAAGTATTTGGGGTGGATCGATCAGTACATCGATCGGCGCGTGCTCGTGTTCGATACCGACGAACTGGAGGTGGATTACGAGGAGAAGCTTCCACTGTTCAATCTGAACACTTGTGGTACGATGAGTGAAACGGTTCTGGCCAACGGGCAACCGGCTCCCCTGCCTTGGCTTGGGTTTGTTCTGACGAAGGAGAATAAGGTCAAATGTGTTGTTACACTCATCAGCGAATGGTACGTGGTGGGTACGGCAAGCTGTTTTGAAAAGAATGAGAAAGA TTTACGGATATTGTTTGGCGGTTTTGACGATTTGCATGAGCAAAAGTGCTTCGAGCGCAACGGCTCGACGGTATGCGCGTATCCAACGCAATCTCGCTCGATCGGAAGAGTAGTGGTCCATCCCAGGTTTAGCAAAAACACTATCAACGACAATATAGCGCTGATTGAGCTGCAAAGTCCCGCCGACACGACGCAACCTCACGTGAAGCCCATCTGTTTGCCGGTAACGCCAACACTTTACACCAACCAAACGGAGAACTTATCGGTCTTGTCGTTGAGGTTGGCTCTTAGGACCATCATCGATCAGGAAGTCATCCATTTGGATTCCGAGTTTTGTACAAAAGTACTCTCAAACACTTCGTTTGCGATCGATAATGAGGATAAAAGCATTTGTGTAATAGTTCCCGAGGAGGATGTTGCAAACTGCGATGGGTTGCTCGGGCAGGGTGCACCACTACAGGAGTATGTGAGCACGGTCGATGCTGGTGAGCGTTACGTACTACGAGGATTCGACCTGTTTGGGATAACCTGTGCCGGAAACTATTTTGTACCGGTATGGTTCGTGAATGTGTACTCTTACCTCGACTGGATGCTGTACAACATGCGATACAACGAAGCGGTAAACGAGGACGAGCAGGAACTGATCGCAAATGCAACGCTCGCAAAGTGGAAAGAGCGCCAGCAAGCTGCGGGAAGTGAAAAGCTAAAGCTTTTCAACATGGAATCCTGTGGTCAGGATGTGGTATTTGAGACCAAAATCTTAAATAGGGTTATAAATACGATGATTGTCATGCCGTGGATCGGAACGCTGAAATCTGTCGATAATCCAAGTAAAGGAATGAGGGTATCAGATGGTTTTGTCGTTTTGATCAACGAACGTTACGCGTTGACAGCAGCAAACGTTTTCCGTCCTGATGTACAATG GCGATCGATTACGCTAAAGCATACCTTGTTTTCAATAGATGAAAAATCATGTAAATTTGGACCATGTTCTCCTCTGTCGTTTTCGGCGGAGATTAAGTATGTCACTATTCATCCACAGTATAACGGTACGCTGAACGTGCACAACATCGCACTGATCGAGCTGGTGGAACCGGCCAACGTTACCGAGGGTTTAATCAGCCCGATCTGTATGCCATTGACAGAGGAGTTTCGAAACAGTACGCCACTCGAACTGCTGGTGCCATCATCCTTCTTCAACCAGCATAGCACCCAGTTGGAGCCGCTCGATCTGCTCAACTGTCAGGAACGGTTTGCGCAACTAAGTGCCAACGTTACCTTGAACAGTCGATCACGCTGTGCGGTAGCGCTGGATACGGACGCAGCGGAGCCGGCGGCGTTATATGCCGGCACTCCATTGCAAACCTTACTGAGGGTTGGAAGCAAGAAGCGTTATTTTCTAAGCGGTATAAACAGTTTTATGCATCTCGTGAACTACCTAAATCCAAATTCACCGTATCTGTTTACCGATACCAATGCGTACCTGGACTGGATACTGGAAAACATGCAGCTTAATGGTAGTGTGCCCACAGAAACATCGTCCAATGTAAAGCGTGTGGATCCTCCTCCGACACAAAACATATCCAGAAGAAGactatttaattttaaaacttgCGGGGCCTACACGAAGGGATCCAGCGCGAACGCAACGTACGAGACGGAGCCGTGGCATGGATTTGTGCACAACTGGGATCCGGTGTTCAATTCGACTTCTTTTATACAATGTTCCGTTGTGCTGGTGAGTGAATGGTATACGATTGGTGTTGCGAGCTGCTTAAACCCAGATATCAA GCTTTGGGTTCAATTTGGAGGCTATGGTTCGAGATTATGGGGTGACTGTTGGGACCGAAATGGAACTAGGATATGCCGGCCTAAGACGTACCAGATCGCTGTCGAGAGGATCATCGTTCATCCACAATACAACATAATCGGTTACAAAAACGACATTGCGCTGGTTCAGCTGGCCACTCCGGCAGATATATCGCAACCAAACGTGCAACCGATATGTTTGCCCATTCTGGAAGAGGTACGCAGCTATGCTGTATCCAGCTTAGCGATGGTCACGATGGGTTTGGAGGATTTTACGTTGCTCACGAGCAAGATTAACGGTACCCAGTTCGTTCCGTCTACCGAGTGTCAACGACGTTGGGATGGAATGGCACTGAATATACAGATCGAGCAGACGAAACAATGCATCCTGGTGGTGCGAGATCCACGAAACGAATGCTATCCCGCGCTTCCGGGCTTTCCGTTGCACACGACACAACAATTGCTAGGAGAGCAGCGTCACTTTTTACGAGGGTTATTCTCGCTGCGACCAGAGCTGTGTAGCAGTTACTATCCTGCGATCTATACCGATGTGGATGTGTATTTAGACTGGATACTCGATAACATGGATGAACGGCTTGGGATATCCAGATTGCCGTACAATTTAAAACAACACTTAATTTTCTCAGAAAAGTAG
- the LOC4397664 gene encoding serine protease 53 isoform X2, producing MARQLLGLLILSSVLLCVVAQSLGPNRLTCGKRRVKTIHLVHNGIDAKPGHWPWHAAIFHRKGDQMDYACGGSIIDENTILTAAHCVFLVNGLLPVSRISVHLGRVHLKEVSEFVQEHTVQELIVHPGYNSSRFVNDIALIKLTGSITMSEFVQPVCLWTMDKNQELIVGKTGTLVGFGLNEQDVVSEQLKQASIGVVDALTCIKSDRLSFANQLTAEMFCGGGQSNVSACNGDSGGGLFFNVEGKWFVRGVVSFIPVRQRTGLCDPSKYTAYADVAKYLGWIDQYIDRRVLVFDTDELEVDYEEKLPLFNLNTCGTMSETVLANGQPAPLPWLGFVLTKENKVKCVVTLISEWYVVGTASCFEKNEKDLRILFGGFDDLHEQKCFERNGSTVCAYPTQSRSIGRVVVHPRFSKNTINDNIALIELQSPADTTQPHVKPICLPVTPTLYTNQTENLSVLSLRLALRTIIDQEVIHLDSEFCTKVLSNTSFAIDNEDKSICVIVPEEDVANCDGLLGQGAPLQEYVSTVDAGERYVLRGFDLFGITCAGNYFVPVWFVNVYSYLDWMLYNMRYNEAVNEDEQELIANATLAKWKERQQAAGSEKLKLFNMESCGQDVVFETKILNRVINTMIVMPWIGTLKSVDNPSKGMRVSDGFVVLINERYALTAANVFRPDVQWRSITLKHTLFSIDEKSCKFGPCSPLSFSAEIKYVTIHPQYNGTLNVHNIALIELVEPANVTEGLISPICMPLTEEFRNSTPLELLVPSSFFNQHSTQLEPLDLLNCQERFAQLSANVTLNSRSRCAVALDTDAAEPAALYAGTPLQTLLRVGSKKRYFLSGINSFMHLVNYLNPNSPYLFTDTNAYLDWILENMQLNGSVPTETSSNVKRVDPPPTQNISRRRLFNFKTCGAYTKGSSANATYETEPWHGFVHNWDPVFNSTSFIQCSVVLVSEWYTIGVASCLNPDIK from the exons ATGGCGCGGCAGTTGCTGGGTCTGCTGATACTGTCcagtgtgcttttgtgtgtggtcGCCCAATCGCTCGGACCGAATCGTTTAACGTGCGGCAAGCGAAGAGTCAAGACGATCCATCTCGTTCATAATGGAATCGACGCAAAGCCGGGTCACTGGCCGTGGCATGCGGCAATCTTTCACCGCAAGGGCGATCAGATGGATTACGCGTGTGGAGGATCCATCATTGACGAGAACACCATTCTCACGGCGGCTCATTGCGTTTTCCTTGTGAATGGGCTACTGCCCGTGAGCCGGATTTCGGTACACCTGGGTCGGGTTCATCTGAAGGAGGTGAGCGAGTTCGTGCAGGAGCACACGGTGCAGGAATTGATAGTGCATCCCGGGTACAATTCGAGTAGATTCGTGAACGATATCGCACTGATCAAGCTGACCGGGAGCATCACGATGAGCGAGTTCGTGCAGCCCGTTTGTCTGTGGACGATGGATAAAAACCAGGAGCTGATTGTGGGAAAAACCGGTACCCTGGTGGGCTTTGGTCTGAATGAGCAGGACGTCGTGTCGGAGCAGCTGAAGCAAGCGTCGATCGGTGTGGTGGACGCGCTGACGTGCATCAAGAGTGATCGTTTGTCGTTCGCCAATCAGCTTACGGCGGAGATGTTCTGTGGCGGCGGCCAGTCGAACGTGAGTGCTTGTAATGGGGACAGTGGTGGGGGTCTGTTCTTCAACGTTGAGGGCAAATGGTTTGTGCGGGGCGTAGTATCGTTCATTCCGGTTCGCCAGCGGACGGGACTGTGCGATCCGTCCAAGTACACGGCCTATGCCGATGTGGCCAAGTATTTGGGGTGGATCGATCAGTACATCGATCGGCGCGTGCTCGTGTTCGATACCGACGAACTGGAGGTGGATTACGAGGAGAAGCTTCCACTGTTCAATCTGAACACTTGTGGTACGATGAGTGAAACGGTTCTGGCCAACGGGCAACCGGCTCCCCTGCCTTGGCTTGGGTTTGTTCTGACGAAGGAGAATAAGGTCAAATGTGTTGTTACACTCATCAGCGAATGGTACGTGGTGGGTACGGCAAGCTGTTTTGAAAAGAATGAGAAAGA TTTACGGATATTGTTTGGCGGTTTTGACGATTTGCATGAGCAAAAGTGCTTCGAGCGCAACGGCTCGACGGTATGCGCGTATCCAACGCAATCTCGCTCGATCGGAAGAGTAGTGGTCCATCCCAGGTTTAGCAAAAACACTATCAACGACAATATAGCGCTGATTGAGCTGCAAAGTCCCGCCGACACGACGCAACCTCACGTGAAGCCCATCTGTTTGCCGGTAACGCCAACACTTTACACCAACCAAACGGAGAACTTATCGGTCTTGTCGTTGAGGTTGGCTCTTAGGACCATCATCGATCAGGAAGTCATCCATTTGGATTCCGAGTTTTGTACAAAAGTACTCTCAAACACTTCGTTTGCGATCGATAATGAGGATAAAAGCATTTGTGTAATAGTTCCCGAGGAGGATGTTGCAAACTGCGATGGGTTGCTCGGGCAGGGTGCACCACTACAGGAGTATGTGAGCACGGTCGATGCTGGTGAGCGTTACGTACTACGAGGATTCGACCTGTTTGGGATAACCTGTGCCGGAAACTATTTTGTACCGGTATGGTTCGTGAATGTGTACTCTTACCTCGACTGGATGCTGTACAACATGCGATACAACGAAGCGGTAAACGAGGACGAGCAGGAACTGATCGCAAATGCAACGCTCGCAAAGTGGAAAGAGCGCCAGCAAGCTGCGGGAAGTGAAAAGCTAAAGCTTTTCAACATGGAATCCTGTGGTCAGGATGTGGTATTTGAGACCAAAATCTTAAATAGGGTTATAAATACGATGATTGTCATGCCGTGGATCGGAACGCTGAAATCTGTCGATAATCCAAGTAAAGGAATGAGGGTATCAGATGGTTTTGTCGTTTTGATCAACGAACGTTACGCGTTGACAGCAGCAAACGTTTTCCGTCCTGATGTACAATG GCGATCGATTACGCTAAAGCATACCTTGTTTTCAATAGATGAAAAATCATGTAAATTTGGACCATGTTCTCCTCTGTCGTTTTCGGCGGAGATTAAGTATGTCACTATTCATCCACAGTATAACGGTACGCTGAACGTGCACAACATCGCACTGATCGAGCTGGTGGAACCGGCCAACGTTACCGAGGGTTTAATCAGCCCGATCTGTATGCCATTGACAGAGGAGTTTCGAAACAGTACGCCACTCGAACTGCTGGTGCCATCATCCTTCTTCAACCAGCATAGCACCCAGTTGGAGCCGCTCGATCTGCTCAACTGTCAGGAACGGTTTGCGCAACTAAGTGCCAACGTTACCTTGAACAGTCGATCACGCTGTGCGGTAGCGCTGGATACGGACGCAGCGGAGCCGGCGGCGTTATATGCCGGCACTCCATTGCAAACCTTACTGAGGGTTGGAAGCAAGAAGCGTTATTTTCTAAGCGGTATAAACAGTTTTATGCATCTCGTGAACTACCTAAATCCAAATTCACCGTATCTGTTTACCGATACCAATGCGTACCTGGACTGGATACTGGAAAACATGCAGCTTAATGGTAGTGTGCCCACAGAAACATCGTCCAATGTAAAGCGTGTGGATCCTCCTCCGACACAAAACATATCCAGAAGAAGactatttaattttaaaacttgCGGGGCCTACACGAAGGGATCCAGCGCGAACGCAACGTACGAGACGGAGCCGTGGCATGGATTTGTGCACAACTGGGATCCGGTGTTCAATTCGACTTCTTTTATACAATGTTCCGTTGTGCTGGTGAGTGAATGGTATACGATTGGTGTTGCGAGCTGCTTAAACCCAGATATCAAGTGA
- the LOC1280418 gene encoding uncharacterized protein LOC1280418, giving the protein MRDLSRWLLLLSGVLCVWSQTVGVNRLVCGRRKVKSVYLIHNGIDAMPGHWPWHAVIYQRANGAEEYKCGGSIIDEDTILTSGHCVTVGSRAISPEQLSIEVGRIRLHERTEYTQTHGVRQVIVHPGLNVRRFKNDIALIKLASNITMTPHVQPICLWTMDNNQELIVGKNGTVLGFGLTEQDVVSEQLKQASIGVVDTLTCLANDRAAFGTYLTSEMFCGGGRDGVSACNGDSGGGLFLEVEGRWFVRGIVSFIPLRKNTALCDTSKFTAFADVAKYLKWIEQYIDPRVLVFDTDDYEVDYEEKLPLFDLKTCGIKSDTFLAEGSHMSYPWVGFAVVPRAALCVVTLVSDWYVIGPASCFENDGNEIRIRLGENLKERKCFDRNGTTVCAYPLQALQIQRIIIHPRYNDKEFTDNIALVELLTPADTTLPNVRPICLPVTNELYSNQTSNLLTIGISFLKRSFVEKRVRHVNSSQCIDMYLDEGLRLNLDEKRICGELSAEANSDCAAFKAGAALQELRAISMAGDERYVLRGFELFSKQCDYTLPIVYNNLYAYLDWMLYNMRFNEVNTDSSLEAKWTIRQKNHEKLGLFNMSSCGIVLKPPREYGSESYNPWIGSLVLNTGVRSPTSKVILISERYALAPAQQFSGPNEWGSIILGYHHAIYDLKCLFEACDDPTYQKVKIKKVYIHPEFNEQHLTLNNIALIELMEPANTTKIAISPICLPLMQEFRNSTPLELQLAMDSSGSRNVKRLSPASCRAQLIHGGHFFAVHELPVCAEGYADVRLAEHSGSALQGSLEFDGRKRYFLYGLRLLLKSDGAANPDLPYLLTDVSQHLDWILENMSVTGMDNSSSPMQQFIQMI; this is encoded by the exons ATGCGTGATCTGTCGCGatggctgctgctactgtccGGTGTGTTGTGCGTCTGGAGTCAGACGGTCGGCGTCAATCGGCTCGTGTGCGGTCGGCGTAAGGTGAAATCGGTTTATCTCATTCACAATGGTATCGACGCAATGCCGGGTCACTGGCCGTGGCATGCGGTCATCTATCAGCGTGCGAACGGTGCTGAAGAGTACAAGTGTGGTGGCTCGATCATCGATGAAGATACCATTCTCACAT CTGGTCACTGTGTTACAGTTGGGAGTAGAGCTATCTCACCTGAGCAGCTGTCAATCGAGGTAGGCCGTATTCGGCTGCACGAGCGAACAGAATACACCCAGACGCATGGTGTGCGGCAGGTGATAGTACATCCTGGATTGAATGTGCGCCGATTCAAGAACGACATAGCTCTGATCAAACTGGCGAGCAACATTACTATGACACCGCACGTACAACCCATCTGTCTGTGGACGATGGACAACAATCAGGAGTTGATCGTGGGCAAGAATGGTACAGTGCTGGGGTTCGGACTGACGGAGCAAGACGTCGTGTCGGAGCAGTTGAAGCAGGCGTCGATCGGTGTGGTCGATACGCTGACATGCCTTGCGAATGATCGAGCAGCGTTCGGAACGTACCTGACGTCGGAGATGTTTTGCGGAGGAGGCCGGGATGGGGTGAGCGCATGCAACGGAGACAGTGGTGGTGGATTGTTTCTGGAAGTTGAAGGTAGATGGTTCGTGCGAGGTATTGTTTCGTTCATTCCATTGCGAAAAAATACGGCTCTATGCGATACGTCAAAGTTCACGGCCTTTGCCGATGTGGCCAAGTATCTGAAGTGGATCGAACAGTACATTGACCCGCGTGTGCTCGTGTTCGATACAGACGATTATGAGGTGGATTATGAGGAGAAGCTACCGCTTTTCGATCTGAAAACGTGTGGTATCAAGTCGGACACATTTCTTGCCGAAGGATCTCACATGAGCTACCCTTGGGTTGGTTTCGCCGTGGTGCCTCGGGCCGCATTGTGTGTCGTTACGCTCGTCAGCGATTGGTATGTCATTGGTCCGGCAAGCTGTTTcgagaacgatggcaacga AATTCGCATTCGACTGGGTGAAAATCTGAAAGAGCGAAAATGCTTCGATCGTAACGGAACGACGGTGTGCGCCTATCCACTGCAAGCACTGCAAATACAGCGCATCATCATCCACCCAAGGTACAACGACAAAGAGTTCACGGACAACATAGCGTTGGTGGAGCTGCTGACTCCAGCAGACACAACGCTACCGAACGTGAGACCCATCTGTCTGCCGGTCACAAACGAGCTTTACTCGAACCAAACCTCCAACCTGTTGACCATAGGGATATCTTTTCTCAAGCGATCGTTTGTGGAAAAGCGCGTCCGACACGTTAACTCCTCGCAATGCATAGATATGTACCTAGACGAGGGGTTGAGGTTGAACTTGGACGAGAAGCGTATTTGTGGCGAACTGTCTGCTGAAGCCAATAGCGATTGTGCCGCATTCAAAGCGGGGGCAGCTCTGCAGGAGTTGCGCGCGATCAGTATGGCCGGAGATGAGCGGTACGTACTGCGAGGGTTCGAATTATTTTCTAAGCAATGTGACTACACCTTGCCGATCGTGTACAACAATTTGTACGCCTATCTCGACTGGATGCTGTACAACATGAGATTCAACGAGGTGAATACGGACTCGTCCCTTGAAGCGAAGTGGACGATCCGgcagaaaaatcatgaaaaGTTAGGCCTATTCAATATGAGCTCCTGTGGAATCGTATTGAAGCCACCAAGAGAATATGGTTCTGAATCTTACAATCCTTGGATTGGCTCACTTGTGCTGAATACGGGGGTACGATCGCCCACGTCTAAAGTGATACTCATAAGCGAACGGTATGCATTAGCCCCAGCTCAGCAATTTAGCGGACCAAACGAGTG GGGATCAATTATTCTAGGTTACCATCATGCAATTTATGATctaaaatgtttgtttgaagCATGTGATGATCCGACTTAtcaaaaagtgaaaattaaGAAGGTATACATCCACCCAGAGTTTAACGAGCAACACCTCACCCTAAATAATATCGCTCTCATTGAGCTGATGGAACCGGCCAACACTACTAAGATTGCGATCAGTCCGATCTGTCTACCGTTGATGCAGGAGTTCCGCAACAGTACACCGTTGGAGTTGCAGCTGGCAATGGATTCATCGGGAAGTAGAAATGTAAAACGGTTGAGTCCGGCCAGCTGTCGGGCGCAGCTCATCCATGGAGGGCATTTTTTTGCGGTGCATGAGCTTCCGGTTTGCGCAGAGGGCTATGCCGATGTGCGGTTGGCAGAACATTCCGGATCGGCACTGCAAGGGTCGTTAGAGTTTGACGGACGCAAGCGTTATTTTCTATACGGGTTAAGGCTGCTTTTAAAGTCCGATGGCGCGGCAAATCCCGACTTACCGTACCTTCTTACTGATGTTAGCCAGCATCTCGATTGGATCTTGGAGAATATGAGCGTTACTGGTATGGATAATTCATCTAGTCCGATGCAgcaatttattcaaatgatCTAA